From Hemitrygon akajei chromosome 15, sHemAka1.3, whole genome shotgun sequence:
tactgaattggaaagaaaataatcctccaactgtatttcagtggctctctcaaactatttcctgtttgagtttagaaaaaattagaagtgcggTTTttaattcttcagttaaatttgaggaaacttggagaccatttattcaacattttcatatgaattaaatggtctgatcctgaaccttattgttactatcctgaattgtatggatggaggttcggagtcatcggcactactgtatgtatttaacattatgcaattgcccatgtgggttagttttttttttattagttgtttttttttattcttttagttttttttggggggggtttctttttctcctttttctttttttcttaaatcctttacattaatactatgagtttgggagactttatatattgattaatacatatctgattgttaattaatctattgtgtactctcaaatgttttgtacttatattttacttatgtttttcttaaaaattaataaaaagatttaagaaaagaaaaaagaaagaaaacctacttcattatccacaacgccacctatcttagtatcatctgcatacttactaatccaatttactgcaccatcatccagatcattaatgtatatgacaaacaacattggacccagtacagatccctgaggcacaccactagtcaccggtctccaacctgacaaacagttatccaccactactctctggtatctcccagccagccactgttgaatccattttactacttcaatattaataccttgtagcggtgtgctacacacagcgctgcaataaacgacacgcagttggtgagtggcagttgcaaaagagatttattcaaacttcgcggcctcactttaaagccttcctgatctgGCCCTCCCCGGATGTCCAAACACCGGATTGCTCCTTGCTCTTTACGCTCTGGGCCTGGAGCCCATCACCACGTTTCAACTCAGACCTGATCTTTCCACATCGGCCAGGCACTCAGATCGATCAAACctcgcttttttttttaaatgactgagatacagtgtggagttggccctcctggcccttcgagccacaccacccagcaacccctctaatcacgagacaatttacaatgaccaattaacctaccggtatgtctttggactgtgggaggaaacccacatggtcacagggagcatgacaaactccttacaggcagcagtgggaattgaacctggttacttgtactgtaaagcactgtgctaaccaccatgctactgtgccactccaCGTTTGGGTGGATGGTCCTTGAAACTCCTACTTTCCTCTACACCACGCAACTCAACTCAACTCAGTTTGCCTCAACCTCACACTACTTTTCAAACATGCCACATCACTCAGACTTTGCCTAGCACCCGCACGCTTTGAGCCTCGACAGCCTCACCTTCACTTGCCTATTCATTGTTTGCAGTAATCATTTACCATAATATTTTATAGAAAAAGTTTTATTAAAAAAGTAtagttgtatttcttgctttGAAAACCGCTAGTAAATTGGTTCTTGCCTCAGCAGTCCGATCTTaaacaggaagtgtgtgtttgcaCTAAACATGTATGCACATACATTCTCTCGTGGAACATACACGCACAGACTCTTGCTTCTGAAGCACACACACCTGTGGTGTACACAAAAGCACACACAAGCCTGTGTGTATCCAACAAAATGCTCAGCTTGCGTACAAACACATCTGCCTATTATGGACTCATTGCTTCTCTCTGCACTTGTACCTCATGACATCATCAACTCAACATGAATAACCACACAGCACTGTTatactctttcccttctgcaggcAGCACATCACAGCCTACATCATATATAGACCTCGAAATAGTAGCcaaaatgtggggttgagatttcAAAGAGAGCTGGAAAGGGGATTGAAATGGGAGACTTTAGCTAaagtgaggtcccagaggactaaaAAAAAGCCACCTTTGAAAAAAGctaaaaagaaaaacaagaaagTAATGACAAAACCTGTGGTAAGGAAATTTttgaagattcttagagatacaATCTAGAAAAGCATGGAATTATTAGGGATAGACAAATGTGGCTTTGTGTGGGTCAGGTCACATCTTAAAACTTGATTGAAATTTtggaggaggtgtctgagatgACTGATGAAGTTAGGATGGCGATGTTGTCCACATGAACCAGCAAAGCTTTCAAGAAGGTAGACCGATCCATAAGATTAAGGATCATGGAGTTCATGGAGAATTAGTAGTTTGGATTGATTTTGCTGAGTTTCAGACTAGGAGAAATCATGGTAGAAGTtcacaaatctgcagatgctggaaattcaaacaacacacacaaaatgctggtggaacacagcaggccaggcagcatctataaggagaagcactgtcgacgtttcgggccaagacccttcatcaggactaactgaaaggaaagatagtaagagatttgaaagtaggagagggaggggaaaatgcgaaatgataggagaagaccagagggggtggggtgaagctgagagccggaaaggtgattggcaaaagggttacagagctggagaagggaaaggatcatgggacaggaggcctagggagaaagaaagagggaggggagtaccagagggagatggagaacaggaagagtgatgggcagaaagagagaaaaaaagaggggggcaagtgggagggtgaggagccagaggttgtggtacatgtaggtaccaatgacataggtaggaaaggggaagaggtcctgaaacgagagtatagggagttaggaaggcagttaagaagaaggaccgcaaaggtagtaatctcgggattactgcctgtgccacgcgacagtgagagtaggaatggaattaggtggaggatgaatgagtggttgagggattggagcagggggcagggattcaagtttctggatcattgggacctcttctggggaggtttgctagggctacagggcagactttaaactagtaagatgggggggcggaaatcaatttgaggaaactatgagagaggaggttagttcaccagtagagcaagtaagtagacagtgtgtgagggaggaaaggcaggtgatggagaagggatgcgctcagcccgaagttgtaggggagaagaaagaaaaggataataaatttgaatgcattgctagggatgaaaagagaggaggaggtggagagtatcttaaatgtatctattttaatgctaggagcattgtaagaaaggtggatgagcttaaagtgtggattgatacctggaattatgatgttgtagctattagtgaaacatggttgcaggaagggtgtgattggcaactaaatattcctggatttagttgcttcaggtgtgatagagtaggaggggccagaggaggaggtgttgcattgcttgtcccgagaaaatcttatggcggtgctttggaaggatagattacagagctcctctagggaggctatttgggtggaattgaggaatgggaaaggtgtagtaacactgataggagtgtattataggccacctaatggggagcgtgagttggaagagcaaatgtgtaaggagatagcggatatttgtagtaaacacaaggtggtgattgtgggagattttaattttccacacatagattgggaagctcattctgtaaaagggctggatggtttagagtttgtgaaatgtgtgcaggatagttttttgcaacaatacatagaagtaccgactagagatggggcagtgttggatctcctgttagggaatgcgataggtcagctgacagatgtatgtgttggggagcacttcgggtccagtgatcacaatagcattagcttcaatataattatggagaaggacaggactggacctagagttgagatttttgattggagaaaggctaactttgaggagatgcgcagggatttagagagagtggattgggtcaagttgttttatgggaaggatgtaatagagaaatggaggtcatttaagggtgaaattatgagggtacagaatctttatgttcctgttcggttgaaaggaaagattaaaggtttgaaagcgccatggttttcaagggatattagaaacttggttcgaaaaaagagggatgtctacaatagatataggcagcatggagtaaaggaattgctcgaggaatataaagaatgtaaaaggaaacttgagattagaaaagctaaaagaagttacgagtttggtttggcaaataaggtggaagtaaatccgaaaggcttctacagttatattaaaagcaagaggatagtgagggataaaattggtcccttagagaatcagggtggtcagctatgtgtggagccgagggagatgggtgagattttgaacgatttcttctcttcggtattcactaaggagaaggatattgaatggtgtaaggtgtgggaaacaagtaaggaagttatggaacctatgacaattaaagaggtggaagtactggcgcttttaagaaatttaaaagtggataaatctccgggtcctgaccggatattccccaggaccttgagggaagtttgtgtagagatagcaggagctctgacggagatctttcagatgtcattagaaacggggattgtgccggaggattggcgtattgctcatgtggttccattgtttaaaaagggttctagaagtaagcctggcaattatagacctgtcagtttgacatcagtggtgggtaaattaatggaaagtattcttagagatagtatttataattatctggatagacaggatctgattaggagtagccagcatggatttgtgcgtggaaggtcatgtttgacaaaccttattgaattttttgaagtagttacgaggaatgttgacgagggtaaggcagtggatgtagtctatatggacttcagcaaggcctttgacaaagttccacatggaaggttagttaagaaggttcagtcgttaggtattaatgctggagtaataaaatggattcaacagtggctagatgggagatgccagagagtagtggtggataattgtttatcgggatggaggccggtgactagcggggtgcctcagggatctgttttgggcccaatgttgtttgtaatatacataaatgatctggatgatggggtggtaaattggattagtaagtatgctgatgatactaaggtaggaggtgttgtggataatgaggtgggttttcaaagcttgcagggagatttatgccggttagaagaatgggctgaacgttggcagatggagtttaatgctgagaagtgtgaggttctacattttggcaggaataatccaaatagaacatacagggtaaatggtagggcattgaggaatgcagtggaacagagagatctaggaataacagtgcatagttccctgaaggtggagtctcatgtagatagggtggtgaagaaggcttttggaacgctggcctttataaatcaagagcattgagtacagaagttgggatgtaatgttaaaattgtacaaggcattggtaaggtcaaatttggaatattgtgtacagttctggtcaccgaattataggaaagatatcaataaattagagagagtgcagagacgatttactaggatgttacctgggtttcagcacttaagttacagagaaaggttgaacaagttaggtctctattcattggagcgtagaaggttgaggggggatttgatcgaggtatttaaaatgttgagagggatagatagagttgacgtgaataggctgtttccattgagagtaggggagattcaaacgagaggacatgatttgagagttagggggcaaaagtttaagggaaacacgagggggtatttctttactcagagagtgatagctgtgtggaatgagcttcctgtagaagtagtagaggccagttcagttgtgtcatttaaggtaaaattggataggtatatggacaggaaaggagtggagggttatgggctgagtgcgggtaggtgggactaggtgagattaagagttcggcacggactaggtgagattaagagttcggcacggactaggagggccagaatggcctgtttccgtgctgtgattgttatatggtttatatggttatatatcagggatggggtaagaaggggaggaaagtcattaacgaaagttagagaagtcaatgttcatgccatcaggttggaggctacccagccggtatataaggtgttatgCTGGCAGGGGTTGTGATAGAACCGGAGAGAAAAGTAACATTTAAAAAGCATTTAAACAGACAGATCAATAAGCATTCAATGAAGAGAtatagaccatgtgcaggcacGTTGTTcaatttaaattggcatcatggctGCTACAGGTGTTGTGGATCAAAAGGCCTGCTGTactatacacacacacccaccacagcAATCTGACTGCACAACCACAGCTATCCCACATAATCCGACCAATAATTACCAGACTGTTATTCCATACAATGCACAGAAGTCCTGACCAATGGAGTGGTTTGAATTGGTTCCAATGGTACATCCACAGTTTTACTAATTATGCAATAATGATCGACAAAGCCAATCCCTGTAATTAAGCAGTTTTCTCCTTGTACCTGTTCTGTCCTCCTTCATCCTCTGGGATTTCTTCAGCACAAACATTTGAAgtctgaaaatgaaaataaaaaaccCAATGCAGAAAGAGTACATGTGGTGGTAAAGAATGCTCCAACAGAATAGCTGAACAGGACTCTTTTTAAACACCCAAattctcacacactgtctccattCTTTCTGTCAGTCAAGTCCTTGTCCCCATCACCACTAGTCTCAAATTCCTTTTGTGACAGACCCAACATCTCATCTCTACCCCTCTATCTCACTTCCCTCAACTCACTGTCTTCCCACCTCAGGACCAGTTCAGACATTATCCTTTGTAACTGGTTATCTTTTTTCCCTGCTTCCATTTCCACTTTCTGATCTCCCTTCCATCTCCTCAGAATACACAGAAGATGAAAAATCATGTTACAATTGTATTAAAAAGTAGGTAGGTGAAGTAAGGAAGACACGCTGCAGCTATAACAACTTTTATTCAGAGTACACttgttgtatgcagttctggcTGCACCtttgtaggaaagatgtggaaactagtGAGCATGCAAAGTTTAGCAGGATGCTACCTAAATTAGAGAGAATGAGCCTCAAGGGAAAAAATTGGATTGTTCTTCCTACAgcatggaggctgagggaagacctgaCAAGGCTTTGTAAAATTATGTGAACAGATGGGGTACACAGACTGATTTTTTTTATCTGGGGTAGAAGACCTGCTTTCAAGGTTGATAGTTGGGGGGACAGATAAACAATTCCATGGATACAAaaaggaaacacggatggtagtttgcctcccatctttcagagtccatgatgtttctgaacgtgtccatgatatcctgaaaagggagggagagcagccagaagttgtggtacatattggtaacaaCAATATAGGTAaataaagggaggaggtcctgaaatcagaatacagggagttaggaaggaagctgagaagcaagacctcAAGGGCAGTATTCTTGGGATTGATGTctatgccacatgacagtgaggacaggaatagaatgaggtggcagataaagcAGGTTTACAAGCAGATGATGTAACATGTAGTATGACTGTAAGGAAAGACAAGTCAGTTGAGAacaactgcagacagagcaaagtgtTAACTTTTACCAtaaaggcaaaattcaaaagggcaaagaatgaaaggctgaaggtgctgtatttaaatggctgtagcattcagaataaggtgattGAACTCATGGCGCAATTACAGATTGgccagtatgacattgtggctgaaagaaagtcATAGCTGAAAGCCAAAAGGAAGTCAAAGGATgtacattgtatcaaaagaacaggcaggaaggcataggcagtggtgtggctctattggtaaaagatggaattacatcttcagaaagaggtaacatagggtcagagaaagtCAAACCTTCTGGGtgcagttaagaaactgcaagggtaaaaaaccattatgagaatcatatatagacctctaaatagtagccaaaatgtggggttgagatttcAAAGAGAGCTGGAAAGGGGATTGAAATGGGAGACtttaatatgcaaggggattgggaaagtcaggttggtcAAGATGTCTTTTGGGGAAAAGAAAAtcatagattgggtgttgtgtaataacccggATTTCATTAGCCAGCCTAAtgtaaagaacccttaggaggcagtgatcataatatgattgaattcatactgcaatttgagagggagaagcacaagttaCATGCATCAGGatcacaatgaaataaagggaattacagaagcatgagagaagagcttgcccaggtggattggagggcactCTAGCAGGGATGACtacagaacagaggtggctgaaatttctgggaatcgtcgcaaggcgcaggatagatatgtcccattgAAGTTCTCAAAAGGCAAAAGtagacaaccgtggctgacgagggaagttctggattgctgcctctgcctcgtggcagtgagggtagaaacaggatgatttggcagattaatgtgtggctgagaaactggtgcaggggggagggtttcaaattcttggatcattgggatctcttctggggaaggtatgatctgttcaaaagtgacgggttgcatcTGAACCTGAGTGAaaccaatattctcacgggcaggtttgttagagctgttaaactaatttggcaggggtgtgggaaccaaagtgaaggaACTTAGGatagcaaagatagcgtgcagtcagactgtcaagaagagcaggcagatgataggacataattgcagccagcaggttgagtatcagtgcattagggatgcagaatcaaaaagggtagcaaatacagtatcaaagtgttatatctgaatgcacacgagcataagaaataaggtggatgatcatgTTCCACCATTACATATtgtcaggtatgatattgtggtcatcactgaatcgtggctgaaggatggttgtactTGGGAactaaatgtccaaggttacacgttgtatcggagggataggaaggtaggcagagggggtggtgtggctttgctggtaaagaatagcatcaaatcagtagaaagatgtgattaAGGATCAGATGATGATGAATCTTtgtggttgagttaagaaactgcgagggtaaaaggaccctgatggcagttatatacaggcctcccaacagtagctggcatgtcaaaagggcaatgttatgatagtcaggagatctcaaaatgcagatcgattgggaaaatcaggttggaaatggatctcgagtttgttgaatgcataccagatggctttttagagcagtttggcattgagcctactggggaatcagctatactggattgggtgttatgtaatgaaccagaggtgattagagagcttaaggtaaaagaacccttggagagagtgatcataatatgattgagctcaacttgaaatttgatagggagaaagtaatgtttgatgtagcagtatttcagtggaaaaattatagtggtatgagagaggagttggccaaattaaattggaaggagatgctggcagtgatgacaacagagcagcaatggcaagagtttctgggaaaattgaGTAAGGTGCACGATAGATGTATTTGAAAAACGAAGAAATACTCAAACAGCAAAATGgaacaactgtggctaacaagggatgtcaaagcaaaagagagggcatgcaacAAAGCAAAATTTACTGGGAAGAGacaagattgggaagctttcaaaaccctacagagagcaactaaagaatcattaggagggaaagatgaaatatgaaagcaagccagcaaacaatatcaaaggcTGGATTGGAAAGGCTTTTTCATGAATGTAAAAAATAAGAGAGTGATTAGAGTGGAtttaggaccactagaaaatgaggccagagaaataataagaggccaaggagatggcaaatgaactaaatgagtatttttcaacagtcttcacagtggaagacagtgtgccagatgttgaagggtgtgagggaagtgaaatgagtgcagttacaagagaggtgttcaaaaagctgtaagacctaagggtacataagtcacccagaccaaatgaactgcaccctaggattctgaaagaggtagcagtagagacggtctttcaaaaattattttggaatgatctttcaaatactattggactctggcatggtgccagaggactggaaatttttaaatatcactccactctttaaggaggaaggcagcaggaaggaaattgtTAGCCCCAGGAACTGCTGAACAGAAGGATCTAGGAGTATGCTTCCTTTGAAAGTGGCATCCCAGGTAGATAAGTTGGTAAAAAAATGTTTTTCAGTCAGGGCattaagtaaaataattaagatGTTATGCTGCAGCTGTACAAGACATGCATGGAgccgcatttggaatattgtattcagttttggtcactgtgCTATGCTGAAGATgctattaagctggaaagagtgcagaagagattctcaAAGATATTGCTGGGACTCGTGGGACTTGAGCACAGGGAAATTTGGGTCATCTtccagaggtatacaaaatcaagGGGGGTGAATGCATAGTCTTTTACCCAGGATTAGGGAATCACGAACTAGAGCTGgagggaagagatttactaggaacCCTTTCTCACAGAGGATGGTCAATCTGTATAAtggactgccagaggaagtggttgaggctgaTAGGTCGACATTTAAAGGTTACTGGACAGCTACATAGATTCTGGAACAAAAGAAAATAGCTTGGTTGGTTGTATTGATGTTGGCACGATTTCCATGGTCAGCATTCTCCCTCCAGCACTGGGGATGCTACTACTCCTCGGGTCTGGCACTGgacctcacaccctcactcaaTTACCTGCGGCTGATTGTCGGTCGCGTCCAGCCGCTCACTCTCCCGGCTCAGCTCCGCCGCCTTTGATCTATCTGCCTGCCAGTTCCTTCTAGCCGGCTCCTCTCCCTGCTGGGGTTCCGGCTGCGGCAACACCGGCGGCCCGAACTGGGCCTTGCGCAGCAAGCGGCTCTGCGCCAGCTTCAAACAACGCTCATAGGCCTGGAGCTGGCACACGATGACGCCGGTGTACTGGTCGGGCTGCAGGCCGCTGGGGCAAAAGGGGATGCCCCAGAAGTAGTGAACCAGTCCATCCCGGCGGTCCAGCGATGAGGGCGGCCCAGACCCCAGCCTCTGGGCCCCAAGTTTCGGTCTCAGGCAGCTCCTCTGCCCCGGTTCCCCAGTGGGCGCCAGCCGCCTCTTGGACGGGGAGCCCATCACTGAAACTTCTCACTGGGCGCGCCGACGCGGCACGTACACTGAACGTGCGGGTGCGCGTATTGCGTGCGGACACGAGCGTGATGGGCGCGCTGGGAGGTGTCCAGACGGTGAGGGTATCGATTGTCAATTTTTTAGGTGCCTGAGCTGACAAAATGCTTGCCATTTCCTATattcattcattctctctctctccccctctccctctcataaTTTAATGTACTGGGTaacttccttgccccattcaTGTAATGAGCAGGCACACAAATCGGGTGTAACATTTTTATATATGAATAGGGCTTTTTAAAATGTCAAGCACTAAACCaggatgaaagaaatatatgaattccagagctccacagaaatatagtgatagttaagacattaacaagattatagcctatcactacatttcagtgtataactggtacaataaaacatataatacttaatttaatatGACGAAGTATTGCACGGttgcactcactaattatcataaaatataattatcaagcaagtaaaGAAGAAAACAATAATCATGTATTTCACCAATTTAAAAGTAATTATCTACTTACCAAATGCCACCAATGAGAAGTTTCACAATAATTTCCACAAAGGATCAGGCATAATATGTGTTCGCGGGTCTGAAGCAACTCTTGTCCTGGTGTCATCTGCTGATCTGTGGTACCACAGCAATGATGTGacatacatgtgacaatgatGTGACATAGCTCAGGATTCCACTGAACAAGAGGAGGTCTGTGTACTTTAACAAACATAAGTGCTCATACATGATTTATGAGAATTCTTCAGCGTGTTGTTGTTATTATCAAGTTCATGTGACTGAATCCTCTCTCACATTTCAGCAGTACTAATAGGAATAACTTGTGAACAGCTCAGTAATGAGCGTAAATCTTGGGGGATGTGGTGTCCACGATACCCCACATAATTTCTGAAGGCATTTATTACAGAGGAAGAAGAAAGCTTAAACCTCTTACAGAGAGATGATATTACAACTTCTCCATAATTAGCTGGTATTTCAGCAGGCCAGTTATCTTTATCAAGGACACACATTTCATTTAGCGGGGATTTATACATAGTTTGAGGTTTAGAAGTTTGAGAacttttcaaggatgttgccgtgAACATACGGTGCTGCAAATTGTTTATAAGACTAGTAAGAAATTGTAGATAATTAACAGAGATAATTTTGTTGTTGCTTGTTAAGGTTATTTCTCCAAATTTCCCCTTTTCAATTGcctcgcattagggttagggttccaGAGATTTTGTACCAGGTTGCTCTTTCAGTCCATGCAGTGATCTTATGCTCCGTTGGATCAGTTTGTCTGCATAAACAATCATAGTAGTGAGTTTCTGTAAACACTCTGAAAGTAAACCAAGTTCATGCAACGTGTCATACATTAGAGCTAAGTCCAATAGAAACTGTTATGAAGAGAGTCTTTTCAACAGATTTTCATAAGTTTTTCTGTCACTCCCAGATCTTGTTTCatccttcattgctttttcaaaatGAAAACACAGTGCTTCATAATTTTGCCACACTGCTGAAACTGTTCAAAACGAGTTAGTATTATTTTTGACTTT
This genomic window contains:
- the uimc1 gene encoding BRCA1-A complex subunit RAP80 isoform X4 codes for the protein MGSPSKRRLAPTGEPGQRSCLRPKLGAQRLGSGPPSSLDRRDGLVHYFWGIPFCPSGLQPDQYTGVIVCQLQAYERCLKLAQSRLLRKAQFGPPVLPQPEPQQGEEPARRNWQADRSKAAELSRESERLDATDNQPQTSNVCAEEIPEDEGGQNSEDEAEGSRDTSSCASPHVHPDAAVLFIGTETQQSSSEEMNPVSETPRRSVSDSAQEHEDVVLIEDEAEEFQPTPSKKSYVECPICSHKFPSEKIEVHAADCNDTCDGGSQLQVQTRSHTRRVAKQNGTDGSNYTTLRL
- the uimc1 gene encoding BRCA1-A complex subunit RAP80 isoform X5; translation: MGSPSKRRLAPTGEPGQRSCLRPKLGAQRLGSGPPSSLDRRDGLVHYFWGIPFCPSGLQPDQYTGVIVCQLQAYERCLKLAQSRLLRKAQFGPPVLPQPEPQQGEEPARRNWQADRSKAAELSRESERLDATDNQPQTSNVCAEEIPEDEGGQNSEDEAEGSRDTSSCASPHVHPDAAVLFIGTETQQSSSEEMNPVSETPRRSVSDSAQEHEDVVLIEDEAEEFQPTPSKKSYVECPICSHKFPSEKIEVHAADCNDTCDGGSQLQGHIYAETEKILQGSQPF